One Synechococcus sp. JA-2-3B'a(2-13) genomic window carries:
- a CDS encoding ParA family protein: protein MNIAVLGFKGGVGKTTTAVHLALYLQQKQGAAPAGGSGMALLIDADPNRSASRWAERGSSFPIKVLAGDPTTPTPTGFQHTVIDTPARPTPEQLHALAQRCDLLLLPCSPDALALDALMLTAKALDRLGAKHYKVLLTLVPPWPNRDGAEARNFLKQVGIPLCHHSIRRTVAFQRAALEGVCVHEIPEPRAKQAWSDYVAVGEEISS, encoded by the coding sequence ATGAATATCGCGGTCTTGGGGTTCAAAGGGGGCGTGGGCAAAACCACCACAGCGGTGCATTTGGCCCTCTACCTTCAGCAAAAACAAGGGGCAGCTCCTGCGGGTGGGTCGGGGATGGCCCTGTTGATCGACGCCGATCCCAATCGCTCGGCCTCTCGCTGGGCAGAACGGGGATCATCCTTTCCTATCAAGGTATTGGCCGGGGATCCCACCACTCCCACGCCCACAGGCTTTCAGCACACGGTGATCGACACCCCTGCCCGTCCCACCCCGGAACAGTTACACGCTCTGGCGCAGCGGTGTGATCTGCTGCTTTTGCCCTGTTCCCCGGATGCCTTGGCTCTAGATGCCTTGATGCTGACCGCCAAGGCCCTAGACCGGTTGGGGGCAAAGCACTACAAGGTCTTGCTGACGCTGGTTCCCCCCTGGCCCAACCGAGATGGAGCGGAGGCCCGCAACTTTCTCAAGCAAGTCGGGATTCCTCTCTGCCACCATTCCATTCGCCGCACGGTGGCTTTTCAACGGGCTGCTCTGGAGGGGGTCTGTGTTCACGAGATCCCAGAGCCGAGAGCCAAACAAGCTTGGTCAGACTACGTTGCTGTGGGGGAGGAAATCTCGTCATGA
- a CDS encoding trypsin-like serine protease, giving the protein MPHLSRSHSSLGLARSWSIPLGLCLALSISACGGGGSSRPLPPVSAPPTGRIEGSHFDDLNGNGLRDPGEPGLPGIATFLDLNGNGRLDPGEPSTVSDASGNFRFSNLPPGTYRVTALLPPGRVFTTPRSGLGLERIVGGSPAPEGAFPWMVALLRAAEPDPSRAQFCGGSLIAPEWVLTAAHCFFNDQGQQDVNARNLDLLLGTTRLQLGAGQRIRAAQIVLNPGYNPQVGKLGGNDIALVRLSRPVALPTLPLVQPNQTNLTAPGTAATILGWGATFPSAPDQEPSGFPRDLQQATVPIVSNAVCNAPQSYNGTILDTMLCAGFPQGGVDTCQGDSGGPLIVSSGRGFALAGITSFGRGCAQPNFYGVYTRVSSFAGFVQSVIGSAPSPTPAPPSPPPPTGTTASFVVNLREGEVVAGLNFGSRAQ; this is encoded by the coding sequence ATGCCTCATCTCTCGCGATCCCATTCCTCCTTGGGCTTGGCTCGCTCTTGGTCTATTCCGCTGGGGTTGTGTCTGGCCCTGAGCATAAGCGCCTGTGGCGGCGGGGGTTCCAGTCGCCCGCTTCCCCCAGTCTCAGCTCCTCCCACAGGACGAATTGAGGGATCCCATTTCGACGATCTCAACGGCAATGGGCTGCGGGATCCGGGGGAGCCGGGGCTGCCGGGCATCGCCACCTTTTTGGACTTAAACGGCAATGGCCGCCTCGACCCGGGGGAGCCCAGCACCGTCAGCGATGCCAGCGGTAACTTTCGCTTCTCCAACTTGCCCCCTGGCACCTACCGCGTCACTGCCCTTTTGCCCCCGGGGCGAGTGTTCACCACGCCGCGCTCAGGCTTGGGGCTGGAGCGGATTGTGGGCGGCAGTCCTGCTCCCGAAGGGGCCTTTCCCTGGATGGTGGCTTTGCTGAGGGCGGCTGAGCCGGATCCCTCTCGAGCGCAGTTTTGCGGGGGATCTCTAATTGCCCCGGAGTGGGTGCTCACCGCTGCCCATTGTTTTTTCAACGATCAAGGCCAGCAGGATGTGAATGCACGCAACCTGGATCTGTTGTTGGGAACCACCCGTCTGCAATTGGGCGCTGGCCAGCGAATTCGCGCCGCGCAAATTGTCCTCAACCCCGGCTACAACCCCCAGGTGGGGAAACTTGGGGGGAACGACATTGCCCTGGTGCGCCTCTCTCGGCCAGTGGCCCTGCCTACCCTGCCGCTGGTGCAGCCCAACCAAACCAACCTGACGGCCCCTGGCACTGCCGCCACCATCCTCGGCTGGGGAGCCACCTTCCCCAGCGCCCCGGATCAAGAACCCAGCGGCTTTCCCCGAGATTTGCAGCAGGCCACCGTTCCCATCGTCTCCAATGCGGTGTGCAATGCGCCCCAATCCTACAATGGCACCATTTTAGATACCATGCTCTGCGCCGGCTTTCCTCAGGGGGGAGTCGATACGTGTCAGGGCGATAGTGGTGGGCCTTTGATTGTGTCCAGCGGCAGGGGTTTTGCCCTGGCCGGGATCACCAGTTTTGGCAGAGGCTGCGCCCAGCCCAATTTCTATGGGGTGTATACGCGGGTGTCTAGCTTCGCCGGTTTTGTGCAATCGGTAATCGGCAGTGCCCCCAGCCCAACTCCAGCACCACCCTCCCCTCCACCCCCCACCGGGACAACTGCTTCATTCGTTGTCAATTTGAGGGAAGGTGAGGTGGTTGCGGGGCTCAACTTTGGCAGCCGGGCGCAGTGA